Genomic segment of Flavobacteriales bacterium:
ATGATTACGTACTTTCCATGACCCACGGAAGGCAAAACGTGCATGCAGTCATTGTTATCTCAAATGTTCAAGATTCCATTGTTTCCAGATATGTACAAGATCAAAACAGTAGAACGCTTGATTGTAATTTTTGGGTGGATCATTCGGCTTCATACAAGGCGTTGGTGGGCATTACCGACCCCGCCGGAGCCAGGGGAGATGAAATTGTTACCGCCTTTTCATTGGTAAGGAAAAAAAGAGTGGAAGAATAAAAAATTTTCATTTACCTACAACATTTTGGCGGTATGGAGACACCGTATTATAAAAATGTTGTATGAAAAATGTATTGTTGGCAGCCTTTGCTGTTCTGTTCTCCTTAAACCAAACCATCGCTCAAGACATCGTAAAAATCATTGATTCTCGAATTACCAATGTCACTGTATTTATGCAGGGTGCACAGGTTACCAGAAGCGGGAAAGTCTCGTTACCCAAAGGTCAGTCGTATGTGGTGTTTGACGAGGTGTCGCCATCAACAAATCAAGAAAGTTTGAAGGCTTCAGGAAAAGGAAGTTTTACAATTTTGGATATTAGCTATCGGGTTTTTTATCCGGAGCCAGAGGCCATCAACCAAAAAGAACAAAATGCTACTCAACAAAAAATCAATAAGGTTTTAGATTCTATCAAAATTCACAATCTGAATATGGCCAATAATTCGGAGAAAATAAATGCGGTGCAAACAGAAAAAAATCTGTTGCTCGGTCATCCGCTGTTAAGAGGTGGAGGAAAGCCAGATTCACTTGATTTACTCAAAGGAACCTTGGAATATTTGGAGGGGAAATTGAAAACATTGGCTGACAGATTGTTGGAGCTAAAACTCATCGAAAATAAAATGTTGGAAGAGAGCAACAGGTTGTCTCAACGCCATCAAGAACTGGTAAATTTTCAGCAAAACGGACAGTGGCCTATGCAAAAAGCTCCCAAATATCAAATCGTGGTTTCTGTAATGGCCGAGGCAGCAACTTCGGCAGAACTGGAAGTAAACTACAGTGTATTTTCAGCCGGATGGAGTCCGTGGTACGATATTTCGGCCAAAGATGCAGGCAATGATATTGAATTGATTTACAAAGCTGCGGTTTACCAAAATTCAGGCGAAGACTGGAGCGGTGTGAGGCTGCGAGTTTCAAACGCCAATCCAAATCAAAGTAATGTAAAGCCCGTTTTGCCGGTTTGGTATATCAACTATTATCAACACATTCAACGAACTGTAGCCAACAAAGACAAAGCCCTCAGAAAAGAGGCCTACTACTACAATACCACAGAAGCAAAGGCCGATATGGCAGAAATGGATGATGAAAAAGCACCAGCCGCAACTATGGCTTACGATTACAGTCAAAAAATGCAAAATTTCTCATCGGTAGAGTTTGATATTTCGCTGCCGTATAACATAAAAAGCAACGGAAAGGTGCACTATGTAACGGTGCAAAGACACGTGCTAAAAGCGGAATTTAAACATTTCTTGGTGCCAAAATTGGACAACGATGCCTTTGTGGTAGCTCGTATTCTTGATTGGGAAAACTTGGATTTATTAGTAGGCAATGCCAATATTTATTTTGGTAATACCTTTATCGGTCGCACCGTTATTGACCCAACGGTAGTAATGGACACTCTCGAGGTTTCGATGGGTAGATACCGCTCTATGGCTGTAAAGAGAACAAAGTTAGATGAGGAAAACAAAAACAAAATTATAGGTTCAAACAAGGTGTATAGTGCTACCT
This window contains:
- a CDS encoding DUF4139 domain-containing protein, which codes for MKNVLLAAFAVLFSLNQTIAQDIVKIIDSRITNVTVFMQGAQVTRSGKVSLPKGQSYVVFDEVSPSTNQESLKASGKGSFTILDISYRVFYPEPEAINQKEQNATQQKINKVLDSIKIHNLNMANNSEKINAVQTEKNLLLGHPLLRGGGKPDSLDLLKGTLEYLEGKLKTLADRLLELKLIENKMLEESNRLSQRHQELVNFQQNGQWPMQKAPKYQIVVSVMAEAATSAELEVNYSVFSAGWSPWYDISAKDAGNDIELIYKAAVYQNSGEDWSGVRLRVSNANPNQSNVKPVLPVWYINYYQHIQRTVANKDKALRKEAYYYNTTEAKADMAEMDDEKAPAATMAYDYSQKMQNFSSVEFDISLPYNIKSNGKVHYVTVQRHVLKAEFKHFLVPKLDNDAFVVARILDWENLDLLVGNANIYFGNTFIGRTVIDPTVVMDTLEVSMGRYRSMAVKRTKLDEENKNKIIGSNKVYSATYQIEVRNNSGNPIDLVLEDQIPTTTNQNIKIELVNADGGELNAQTGLITWRMKLAPQKKQIVKYKYTIEYPKEQTLGGL